In the Cerasicoccus sp. TK19100 genome, TCATCGAGCTTGGCCGCCTGAATAAAGTCGCCGAAGGCGCAGTCCGCATCTCCTGCCACCCACGCTATGAGGGCGTGGATTATATGATTTTCGTGACGCCGCCGCGCCGCGCGGATCCGCCCGCCGCCTATCGCCTAACGCTCAGCTCTTGGCCTCACCCGGGTGCCTCTCCGTTGTCCGCCGTGAAGCACAACAACTACGCGCTCTTTCGCTCGGCCCACATGGAGGCACGCGCCGCAGAGTGGGATGAATGCCTGCTCGCCGATGCGTCACAACAGGTCATCGAAGGCGCGATCAGCAATTTCTTCTGGGTCGACGATGAGCAATGCCTCTGCACGCCCTCGATCGAAAGCGGTGCCTTGCCCGGCGTGATTCGCGGCAAAGTTCTGGAGCTATTTCCGGCCATTCGCGAACGCACGCCACACGTTGACCAGCTGCGCCGAGCAACAGAAATTTTCCTCACCAACTCCTCCTTCGAGATTA is a window encoding:
- a CDS encoding aminotransferase class IV: MQIVFNGEFMGHSEAKIGIIEPAVLYGLGCFTTIRLHAGKPRFFDEHWRRFTDNMQQLCIELTLNADTALAHIIELGRLNKVAEGAVRISCHPRYEGVDYMIFVTPPRRADPPAAYRLTLSSWPHPGASPLSAVKHNNYALFRSAHMEARAAEWDECLLADASQQVIEGAISNFFWVDDEQCLCTPSIESGALPGVIRGKVLELFPAIRERTPHVDQLRRATEIFLTNSSFEIKPVSEIDGEKLAGASGEITAKVIRSFQEAYPEM